A single genomic interval of Prionailurus viverrinus isolate Anna chromosome A2, UM_Priviv_1.0, whole genome shotgun sequence harbors:
- the PLXNB1 gene encoding plexin-B1 isoform X1, whose protein sequence is MPALGPALLQALWAGWVLTLQPPPPAAFTPNGTHLQHLARDPTSGTLYLGATNFLFQLSPELQLEATVPTGPVLDSRDCLPPVMPDECPQAQPTNNLNQLLLVSPGALVVCGSVHQGVCELRHLGQLERLLLRPERPGDTQYVAANDPAVSTVGLVAQGLTGEPLLFVGRGYTSRGVGGGIPPITTRTLWPLDPQTAFSYEETAKLAVGRLSEYSHHFVSAFARGASAYFLFLRRDLQAQSRAFRAYVSRVCLRDQHYYSYVELPLACQGSRYGLIQAAAVATSLEVTQGEVLFAAFSSAAPPTVGRPPSAAAGASGASALCAFPLDEVDRLANRTRDACYTREGRATDGVEVAYIEYDVNSDCAQLPVDTLDAYPCGSDHTPSPMASRVPLEATPVLEWPGIQLTAVAVTMEDGHTIAFLGDSQGHLHRVYLGPGSDGHPYSTQNIQQGSAVSRDLTFDGAFEHLYVMTQSTLLKVPVASCAQHLDCASCLAHKDPYCGWCVLLGRCNRHSECSRGQGPERWLWSFQPELGCLQVAAMSPANISREERKEVFLSVPDLPPLWPGETYSCQFGDHQTPALLTSSGVMCPSPDPSEAPALPRGADHVSVSVELRFGAVVIAKASLSIYDCAAVSELRPSAQCQACVSSRWGCNWCVWQQLCTHKASCDAGPMVVSQQSPLLSPAPPARDVPTPFPPEAPQTPVTPAPDTLPVEPGAPSTASDVPPGDRPTLLSPWGPGAGPGPIPASASTESPLHEEPPPPDPPNRRGTAVPAPTDFGPTATPEDLLASHPSPSDAAALPPAPADPGPEADPSVALLDQPPGTAPATTFPGAAGSTKPALDWLMREGGELPEADEWTGGDTPAFSTSTLLSGDGDSAEHEGPPAPLILLSSLDYQYDTPGLWELEEVNWGASSCPCVESVQGSTLMPVHVEREVRLLGRNLRLFQDSPGDHECVMELEGREVVVQARVECEPPPETQCHITCRQNQLSYEALQPELRVGLFLRRAGRLRVDSADGLHVVLYDCSVGHGDCSRCQTAMPQYGCVWCKGEHPRCVAQEACGETEAVATRCPAPLIYSVEPLTGPVDGGTRVTIRGSNLGQHVQDVQDTVRVAGVPCAVDAQEYEVSSSFVCITEASGEEVAGAVTVEVPGRGHGVSEHDFAYQDPKVHSVFPTRGPRAGGTRLTLRGSKLLTGRLEDIRVVVGDQPCHLLLEQQAEQLQCETSPHPTPATLPVAVWFGAAERRLRHSQFEYTSDPNVTSASPTKSFLSGGRKIWVRGQNLDVVQTPRIRVTVAPRAPQPGQGLGRRRRVIPETACSPGASCGGHHFEEPCHVNSSQLITCHTPALPGLPEDPWVRVEFILDNLVFDFATLNPTPFSYEADPTLQPLNPEDPTAPFRHKPGSVLSVEGENLDLAMSKEEVVAMIGDGPCVVKTLTRHHLYCEPPLEQPLPQHHVLREAPDALPEFTVQMGNLHFSLGHVQYDGESPVAFPMAAQVGLGVGTSLLALGVIIIVLIYRRKSKQALRDYKKVQIQLENLESSVRDRCKKEFTDLMTEMTDLTSDLLGSGIPFLDYKVYAERVFFPGHQESPLHRDLGVPESRRPTVEQGLGQLSNLLNSKLFLTKFIHTLESQRTFSARDRAYVASLLTVALHGKLEYFTDILRTLLSDLVAQYVAKNPKLMLRRTETVVEKLLTNWMSICLYTFVRDSVGEPLYMLFRGIKHQVDKGPVDSVTGKAKYTLNDNRLLREDVEYRPLTLNALLAVGPGAGEAQGVPVKVLDCDTISQAKEKMLDQLYKGVPLAQRPDPRTLDVEWRSGVAGHLILSDEDVTSEVQGLWRRLNTLQHYKQVPDGATVALVPCLTKHVLRENQDYVPGERTPMLEDVDEGGIRPWHLVKPSEEPEPPRPRRGSLRGGERERAKAIPEIYLTRLLSMKGTLQKFVDDLFQVILSTSRPVPLAIKYFFDLLDEQAQQHGISDQDTVHIWKTNSLPLRFWINIIKNPQFVFDVQTSDNMDAVLLVIAQTFMDACTLADHKLGRDSPINKLLYARDIPRYKRMVERYYADIRQTVPASDQEMNSILAELSRNYSGDLGARVALHELYKYINKYYDQIITALEEDGTAQKMQLGYRLQQIAAAVENKVTDL, encoded by the exons ATGCCTGCCCTCGGCCCAGCTCTTCTCCAGGCGCTCTGGGCTGGGTGGGTCCTCACGCTCCAGCCCCCTCCACCAGCTGCTTTCACTCCCAATGGCACGCATCTGCAGCATCTGGCACGGGATCCCACCTCAGGTACCCTCTACCTGGGGGCCACCAACTTCCTGTTCCAGCTGAGCCCTGAGCTGCAGCTGGAGGCTACGGTGCCCACTGGCCCTGTGCTAGATAGCAGGGACTGCCTGCCACCTGTGATGCCTGATGAGTGCCCTCAGGCCCAGCCTACCAACAACCTGAACCAGCTGCTCCTGGTGAGCCCAGGGGCCCTAGTGGTGTGTGGGAGTGTGCACCAGGGGGTCTGTGAGCTGCGGCATCTGGGCCAACTTGAACGACTACTGCTGCGGCCTGAGCGGCCTGGGGACACCCAGTATGTGGCCGCTAATGACCCTGCAGTCAGTACGGTGGGACTGGTGGCCCAGGGCTTGACTGGGGAGCCTCTCCTATTTGTGGGGAGGGGATACACCAGCAGGGGCGTGGGGGGTGGCATCCCTCCCATCACAACCCGGACCTTGTGGCCACTGGACCCTCAAACTGCCTTCTCCTATGAAGAGACGGCCAAGTTGGCCGTGGGCCGCCTCTCCGAGTATAGCCACCACTTTGTGAGCGCCTTTGCACGTGGGGCCAGTGCCTACTTCCTGTTCCTGCGGCGGGACCTGCAGGCTCAGTCTAGAGCCTTTCGTGCCTATGTGTCCCGAGTGTGCCTCCGGGACCAGCACTACTATTCCTATGTGGAGTTGCCTCTGGCCTGCCAGGGTAGCCGCTATGGGCTGATCCAGGCTGCAGCTGTGGCCACATCCCTGGAGGTGACCCAGGGGGAGGTACTCTTTGCTGCCTTCTCCTCGGCCGCTCCCCCCACTGTGGGCCGGCCTCCGTCAGCAGCTGCTGGAGCATCTGGAGCCTCTGCCCTCTGCGCCTTCCCCCTGGACGAGGTGGACCGCCTTGCTAACCGCACTCGAGATGCCTGCTACACTAGGGAGGGCCGCGCCACGGATGGGGTGGAGGTGGCCTACATCGAGTATGACGTCAATTCTGACTGTGCACAGTTGCCTGTG GATACCCTGGATGCTTATCCCTGTGGCTCAGACCACACGCCCAGCCCCATGGCCAGCCGTGTCCCCCTGGAAGCCACGCCCGTTCTGGAGTGGCCAGGGATTCAGCTAACAGCTGTGGCAGTCACCATGGAGGATGGACACACCATTGCTTTCCTGGGTGACAGTCAAGGGCACCTACACAGG GTCTACTTGGGCCCAGGGAGTGATGGCCACCCATACTCCACACAGAACATCCAGCAGGGGTCTGCGGTGAGCAGAGACCTCACCTTTGATGGGGCCTTCGAGCACCTGTATGTCATGACCCAGAGCACA CTTCTCAAGGTTCCTGTGGCTTCTTGTGCTCAGCACCTGGACTGTGCCTCTTGTCTCGCTCACAAGGACCCATACTGTGGATGGTGTGTGCTCCTTGGCAG GTGCAATCGCCATTCCGAGTGCTCACGGGGACAGGGCCCAGAGCGGTGGCTGTGGAGCTTCCAGCCTGAGCTGGGCTGTCTGCAAGTGGCAGCTATGAGTCCTGCCAACATCAGCCGAGAGGAGCGGAAGGAG GTTTTCCTGTCAGTGCCTGACCTGCCACCCCTGTGGCCAGGGGAGACGTATTCCTGCCAGTTTGGGGATCACCAGACTCCTGCCCTGCTGACCAGTTCTGGTGTGATGTGCCCTTCCCCGGACCCTAGCGAGGCCCCAGCACTGCCAAGAGGAGCCG ACCACGTGTCAGTGAGCGTGGAGCTCAGGTTTGGCGCTGTGGTGATTGCCAAAGCTTCACTCTCCATCTATGACTGTGCAGCAGTCTCTGAGCTCCGCCCGTCTGCACA GTGCCAGGCCTGCGTGAGCAGCCGCTGGGGGTGTAACTGGTGTGTCTGGCAGCAGCTGTGCACGCACAAGGCCTCATGTGACGCTGGGCCCATGGTGGTTAGTCAGCAG AGCCCgcttctctccccagcccctcccgcaAGAGATGtacccacccccttcccacctgAAGCCCCCCAGACCCCAGTCACCCCTGCTCCTGACACCCTTCCCGTGGAGCCTGGTGCCCCCTCCACAGCCTCGGATGTCCCACCTGGGGATCGCCCTACCCTGCTCAGCccctgggggccgggggcgggtCCTGGCCCCATACCTGCCTCAGCCTCCACAGAGTCACCTCTCCATGAGGAACCTCCCCCTCCCGACCCCCCCAACAGACGTGGAACCGCTGTCCCCGCCCCCACTGACTTCGGACCCACGGCCACACCCGAGGACCTCTTGGCCTCCCACCCATCGCCCTCAGATGCAGCggcactgccccctgcccctgcagaCCCCGGCCCCGAGGCCGACCCCTCCGTGGCACTCTTGGACCAGCCCCCCGGCACTGCTCCCGCCACCACTTTCCCAGGGGCCGCTGGCTCCACGAAGCCCGCTCTGGACTGGCTCATGAGAGAAGGCGGAGAGCTGCCTGAGGCGGACGAGTGGACGGGGGGTGACACACCCGCCTTCTCCACTTCCACCCTCCTCTCAGGTGATGGAGACTCGGCTGAGCACGAGGGCCCTCCCGCCCCCCTCATCCTCCTGTCCAGCCTGGACTACCAATACGACACCCCCGGGCTCTGGGAGCTG GAGGAGGTGAACTGGGGGGCAAGCTCCTGCCCTTGTGTCGAGAGTGTtcagggctccacgctgatgcCAGTCCACGTGGAGCGAGAAGTCCGGCTGCTGGGCAGGAACCTGCGCCTCTTCCAG GACAGCCCAGGAGACCATGAGTGTGTGATGGAGCTGGAGGGCCGTGAAGTGGTAGTTCAGGCCCGGGTCGAGTGCGAGCCACCTCCAGAGACTCAATGCCACATTACGTGCCGGCAGAACCAG CTCAGCTATGAGGCTCTGCAGCCAGAGCTCCGTGTGGGGCTGTTTCTGCGTCGGGCTGGCCGTCTGCGTGTGGACAGTGCTGATGGGTTGCATG tgGTGCTGTATGACTGCTCCGTGGGACACGGGGACTGTAGCCGCTGCCAAACTGCCATGCCCCAATATGGCTGTGTGTGGTGCAAGGGAGAGCATCCACGTTGTGTGGCCCAGGAGGCTTGTGGCGAGACTGAAGCTGTGGCCACACGGTGCCCCGCACCCCTCATCTACTCG GTGGAGCCGCTGACTGGGCCTGTAGACGGAGGCACCCGTGTTACCATCAGGGGCTCCAACCTGGGCCAACATGTGCAGGACGTACAGGACACAGTCAGGGTGGCTGGAGTACCCTGTGCTGTGGATGCTCAGGAGTACGAGGTCTCCAGTAG CTTCGTGTGTATCACTGAGGCCAGCGGGGAGGAGGTGGCTGGCGCTGTGACGGTGGAGGTGCCAGGAAGAGGACACGGTGTCTCAGAGCACGACTTTGCCTACCAG GACCCGAAGGTGCATTCCGTCTTCCCAACCCGAGGCCCCAGAGCGGGGGGTACCCGCCTTACCCTGCGCGGCTCCAAGCTCCTGACTGGGCGGCTGGAGGACATCCGAGTAGTAGTTGGAGACCAGCCTTGCCATCT gctgCTGGAGCAGCAGGCGGAGCAGCTGCAGTGTGagaccagcccccaccccacgcctGCCACGCTCCCTGTGGCTGTGTGGTTTGGGGCCGCTGAGCGGAGGCTTCGACACAGCCAGTTTGAGTACACATCAGACCCCAACGTCACCTCTGCCAGCCCCACCAAGAGCTTCCTCAG TGGAGGACGGAAGATATGGGTCCGTGGCCAGAATTTGGATGTGGTACAGACACCAAGAATCCGAGTGACTGTGGCTCCGAGAGCACCGCAGCCCGGCCAGGGGCTTGGGCGGAGACGCCGCGTGATCCCAGAAACAGCGTGCTCCCCTGGAGCTTCCTGTGGTGGCCATCAT TTTGAGGAGCCGTGCCACGTGAACTCCTCTCAGCTCATCACGTGCCACACGCCTGCCCTCCCAGGCCTGCCTGAGGACCCCTGGGTCCGGGTGGAATTCATCCTTGACAACCTGGTCTTTGACTTCGCGACACTGAACCCCACACCCTTCTCCTATGAGGCCGACCCCACTCTGCAGCCCCTCAACCCCGAGGACCCCACCGCACCATTCCGGCACAAGCCTGGGAGTGTGCTCTCTGTGGAG GGGGAGAATCTGGACCTTGCAATGTCCAAGGAGGAGGTGGTGGCCATGATAGGGGACGGCCCCTGCGTGGTGAAGACACTGACCCGTCACCACCTGTACTGCGAGCCCCCCCTGGAGCAGCCTCTGCCCCAGCACCACGTCCTCCGGGAGGCGCCCGATGCTTTGCCTGAGTTCACG GTGCAGATGGGGAACCTGCACTTCTCCCTGGGCCACGTGCAGTACGATGGCGAGAGCCCCGTGGCTTTTCCCATGGCAGCCCAGGTGGGCTTGGGGGTGGGCACCTCTCTTCTGGCTCTGGGCGTCATCATCATTGTCCTCATATACAG GAGGAAGAGCAAGCAGGCCCTGAGGGACTATAAGAAGGTCCAGATCCAGCTGGAGAATCTGGAGAGCAGTGTGCGGGACCGCTGCAAGAAGGAGTTCACGG ACCTCATGACTGAGATGACTGATCTCACCAGTGACCTTCTGGGCAGTGGCATCCCCTTCCTCGACTATAAGGTGTATGCCGAGAGGGTCTTCTTCCCTGGGCACCAGGAGTCGCCCTTGCACCGGGACCTGGGTGTACCGGAGAGCAGGCGACCCACCGTGGAACAAGGGCTGGGGCAGCTCTCCAACCTGCTCAACAGCAAGCTCTTCCTCACCAAG TTCATCCACACCCTGGAGAGCCAGCGCACCTTCTCAGCTCGGGACCGCGCCTACGTGGCATCCCTGCTCACGGTGGCACTGCACGGGAAGCTCGAGTACTTCACTGACATCCTCCGAACCCTGCTCAGTGACCTGGTGGCCCAGTATGTGGCCAAGAACCCCAAGCTGATGCTGCGCAG GACAGAGACCGTGGTGGAGAAGTTGCTCACCAACTGGATGTCCATCTGCCTGTACACCTTCGTGAGG GACTCAGTAGGGGAGCCGCTGTACATGCTCTTCCGTGGAATTAAACATCAAGTGGACAAGGGGCCAGTGGATAGCGTGACTGGCAAAGCCAAATACACCCTGAATGACAACCGCCTTCTCAGAGAGGACGTGGAGTACCGTCCcctg ACCTTGAATGCACTGTTGGCTGTGGGGCCCGGCGCAGGAGAGGCCCAGGGTGTGCCTGTGAAGGTCCTGGACTGCGATACCATCTCCCAGGCCAAAGAGAAGATGTTGGACCAGCTTTATAAAGGAGTACCTCTCGCCCAGCGGCCAGACCCCCGTACCCTGGATGTTg AGTGGCGGTCTGGGGTGGCTGGGCATCTCATTCTTTCTGACGAGGACGTGACTTCTGAGGTCCAGGGCCTGTGGAGGCGCCTGAACACCCTGCAGCATTACAAG CAGGTCCCAGATGGAGCAACTGTGGCCCTGGTCCCCTGCCTCACCAAGCACGTTCTCCGGGAAAACCAGGATTATGTCCCTGGAGAGA GGACCCCAATGCTGGAGGATGTGGACGAGGGGGGCATCCGGCCCTGGCACCTAGTGAAGCCAAGTGAGGAGCCAGAGCCTCCCAGGCCTCGGAGGGGCAGCCTTCGGGGCGGGGAGCGCGAGCGAGCCAAGGCCATCCCTGAGATCTACCTGACCCGCCTGTTGTCCATGAAG ggcACACTGCAGAAGTTTGTGGACGACCTATTCCAGGTGATTCTCAGCACCAGCCGCCCCGTGCCGCTTGCTATCAAGTACTTCTTCGACCTGCTGGATGAGCAGGCCCAGCAGCACGGCATCTCTGACCAGGACACCGTCCATATCTGGAAGACCaacag CCTGCCGCTAAGGTTCTGGATCAATATAATAAAAAACCCGCAGTTTGTGTTCGACGTGCAGACATCTGATAACATGGATGCAGTGCTCTTGGTCATTGCTCAGACGTTCATGGATGCCTGCACCCTGGCCGACCACAAGCTGGGCCGG GACTCCCCCATCAACAAACTTCTATATGCTCGAGATATTCCCCGTTACAAACGGATGGTGGAAAG GTACTACGCAGACATCAGGCAGACCGTCCCCGCCAGTGACCAAGAGATGAACTCCATCCTGGCTGAGCTGTCTCGG AACTACTCTGGGGACCTTGGGGCACGAGTGGCCCTGCATGAACTCTACAAGTATATCAACAAGTACTATGACCAG ATCATCACTGCCCTGGAGGAGGATGGCACGGCTCAGAAGATGCAGCTGGGCTACCGGCTCCAGCAGATCGCAGCCGCTGTGGAGAACAAGGTCACGGACCTGTAG